From the genome of Variovorax sp. RA8, one region includes:
- a CDS encoding branched-chain amino acid ABC transporter permease, with protein sequence MEQLPQYLVNGLVTGSFYALSALGLTLILGLMRVVNFAHGELYMMGGVMGWWATTRLGLDFFTGLLLVAVAMGAFGWLVDRLLIERIRDQGEEPGILLTIGLSIFLANTALLMVGTAPLKVEAPIAAGPVFLGTVVLTKLRLFAVAVCALLIVAAWLTIHKTRLGRAMRATFQDPMAARLVGIRTSSVYASTFAMGTVIASMAGMLLGSIYSAQVSVGGLVSMKAFVVVILGGMGSFAGAIAGGLLLGVAEALWGGYVATGWVDIIGFALVILALVFRPYGLFSKRVERA encoded by the coding sequence ATGGAGCAGCTGCCACAGTATCTCGTCAACGGCCTGGTGACGGGCTCCTTCTACGCCCTGTCGGCCCTGGGCCTGACGCTGATCCTCGGCCTCATGCGCGTCGTCAACTTCGCGCATGGCGAGCTGTACATGATGGGCGGCGTCATGGGCTGGTGGGCGACCACGCGGCTCGGCCTCGACTTCTTCACCGGGCTGCTGCTGGTGGCCGTCGCGATGGGCGCCTTCGGCTGGCTGGTGGACCGCCTGCTGATCGAGCGCATCCGCGACCAGGGCGAGGAGCCCGGCATCCTGCTGACCATCGGCCTGTCGATCTTCCTGGCCAACACCGCGCTGCTGATGGTCGGCACCGCGCCGTTGAAAGTGGAGGCCCCGATCGCCGCGGGACCGGTCTTCCTCGGCACGGTGGTGCTCACCAAGCTGCGCCTGTTCGCGGTCGCGGTGTGCGCGCTGCTGATCGTGGCCGCCTGGCTCACGATCCACAAGACCCGGCTCGGCCGCGCGATGCGCGCCACCTTCCAGGATCCGATGGCCGCGCGGCTGGTGGGCATCCGCACCTCCAGCGTCTACGCCAGCACCTTCGCCATGGGCACGGTGATCGCCTCGATGGCGGGCATGCTGCTCGGCTCGATCTACTCGGCGCAAGTGTCGGTGGGCGGGCTGGTGAGCATGAAGGCCTTCGTGGTCGTGATCCTCGGCGGCATGGGCAGCTTTGCCGGCGCCATCGCGGGCGGCCTGCTGCTCGGCGTGGCGGAGGCGCTGTGGGGCGGCTACGTCGCCACCGGCTGGGTCGACATCATCGGCTTCGCGCTGGTGATCCTGGCCCTGGTGTTCCGGCCCTACGGCCTCTTCTCCAAGCGGGTGGAGCGGGCATGA
- a CDS encoding branched-chain amino acid ABC transporter permease, with product MKFERRCLWALMLLAALVPLLVRDQYLLHIAIMVLFYAVLATSLNLVVGYVGEFSLGHTAFLGTGAYAAALLSTVHGWPIWATIPVAGALAALMGVIIGGITLRLQGPFFVIVTLSFAEVLRLVADNWIALTNGPMGIAGVPQPALLAEAGNLGAKQFYYAVAWVLLAIALYLSYRFVNSNAGRAAVAIRENRYVAQSIGIRPLTYSMFALVLGAFLSGMAGGFYAHYISFVGPEVFRFAFMVSMIIMVLIGGKGTLVGPLIGALLVTFLEEYLREAKELRLSLFGLAVIAIVLFLPRGLMGFITRRRETRAVAAAPAAPAAAPRATRRPA from the coding sequence ATGAAATTCGAACGACGCTGTCTCTGGGCGCTGATGCTGCTCGCAGCCCTGGTGCCCTTGCTGGTGCGCGACCAGTACCTGCTGCACATCGCCATCATGGTGCTGTTCTACGCGGTGCTCGCCACCAGCCTCAACCTGGTGGTGGGCTACGTCGGGGAGTTCTCGCTCGGCCATACCGCCTTCCTCGGCACGGGTGCCTATGCGGCGGCCCTGCTGTCGACCGTCCACGGCTGGCCGATCTGGGCCACCATCCCGGTCGCGGGTGCACTGGCGGCGCTGATGGGTGTGATCATCGGCGGCATCACCTTGCGGCTGCAGGGGCCGTTCTTCGTGATCGTGACCCTGTCCTTCGCCGAGGTGCTGCGCCTCGTCGCGGACAACTGGATCGCCCTCACCAACGGGCCGATGGGCATCGCAGGCGTGCCGCAGCCGGCACTGCTGGCGGAGGCCGGCAACCTCGGGGCGAAGCAGTTCTACTACGCCGTCGCCTGGGTGCTGCTGGCGATCGCCCTGTACCTGTCGTACCGTTTCGTGAACTCGAATGCGGGGCGCGCCGCCGTCGCGATCCGCGAGAACCGCTACGTCGCGCAATCGATCGGCATCCGGCCGCTGACCTACTCGATGTTCGCGCTGGTGCTCGGCGCGTTCCTGTCGGGCATGGCCGGCGGCTTCTATGCGCACTACATCTCCTTCGTCGGCCCCGAGGTGTTCCGCTTCGCCTTCATGGTCAGCATGATCATCATGGTGCTGATCGGCGGCAAGGGCACGCTGGTGGGGCCGCTGATCGGTGCGCTGCTGGTGACCTTCCTGGAGGAGTACCTGCGGGAAGCGAAGGAGCTGCGCCTGTCCCTCTTCGGGCTGGCGGTGATCGCGATCGTGCTCTTCCTGCCGCGCGGCCTGATGGGCTTCATCACGCGGCGCCGGGAGACCCGTGCCGTGGCTGCCGCGCCCGCCGCCCCCGCGGCCGCGCCGCGTGCGACCCGGAGGCCTGCATGA
- a CDS encoding ABC transporter ATP-binding protein, with translation MNAAGTLEVRGLSKSFGGIHAVKDISFDVQPGEIVGLIGPNGAGKTTCFNLITGFYSPSEGRVHFRGSDVTGEKPYRMARLGIVRSFQKTNILKSLTVFENVLAGHYLEARQPLWRTFFPGARVRRTEHAVRESAERIVHTMGLGQRMDVPAYMLSCGELRLLEVALALSAKPEILMLDEPAAGLNSQEAKTFGEILKKLRGPFVQSILIVEHNMGLVMGVCDRVVVMHFGEKLAEGAPAEVQSDARVIEAYLGGGRKS, from the coding sequence ATGAACGCGGCGGGCACCCTGGAGGTCCGCGGCCTCAGCAAGTCCTTCGGCGGCATCCATGCCGTGAAGGACATCAGCTTCGATGTCCAGCCCGGCGAGATCGTCGGCCTGATCGGCCCCAACGGCGCGGGCAAGACCACCTGCTTCAACCTGATCACCGGCTTCTACTCGCCGAGCGAGGGCAGGGTGCACTTCCGCGGCAGCGACGTGACGGGCGAGAAGCCCTACCGCATGGCGCGCCTGGGCATCGTGCGCAGCTTCCAGAAGACCAACATCCTGAAGTCGTTGACGGTGTTCGAGAACGTGCTCGCCGGGCACTACCTCGAGGCGCGCCAGCCGCTCTGGCGCACCTTCTTCCCGGGCGCGCGCGTGCGCCGCACCGAGCATGCCGTGCGCGAGAGCGCGGAGCGGATCGTGCACACCATGGGGCTGGGGCAGCGCATGGACGTTCCGGCTTACATGCTGTCGTGCGGCGAGCTTCGCCTGCTCGAAGTGGCGCTGGCGCTGTCCGCCAAGCCCGAGATCCTGATGCTCGACGAGCCCGCGGCCGGCCTCAACAGCCAGGAAGCGAAGACCTTCGGCGAGATCCTGAAAAAGCTGCGCGGCCCTTTCGTGCAGTCGATCCTGATCGTGGAGCACAACATGGGCCTGGTGATGGGCGTGTGCGACCGCGTGGTGGTGATGCACTTCGGCGAGAAGCTGGCCGAGGGCGCGCCGGCCGAGGTGCAGAGCGACGCACGCGTGATCGAGGCCTATCTGGGCGGAGGAAGGAAGTCATGA
- a CDS encoding ABC transporter ATP-binding protein, translated as MANPTLQGARAAGGHLLELKDVHVSYGKTAALHGVNLAVRPGEVVALIGANGAGKSTTLRAISGLLRPTRGEILFDGRGIGGMPADRVVALGIAQSPEERHVWPAMTVYENLSLGAYLCKSAAEIELRIAKVYARFPRLKERHRQLAGTLSGGEQQMLAIGRALMSEPRLLLLDEPSLGLSPRMAEEVFDFVREIHAHGVTVLLVEQNVHNALSVASRAYVFETGRVVAERDAAGLLQDPELLSAYLGA; from the coding sequence ATGGCAAACCCCACCCTGCAAGGCGCGCGCGCCGCGGGCGGCCACCTGCTCGAGCTGAAGGACGTGCATGTCAGCTATGGCAAGACCGCCGCGCTGCACGGCGTGAACCTCGCGGTGCGACCGGGCGAGGTGGTCGCGCTCATCGGCGCCAACGGCGCCGGCAAGAGCACCACGCTGCGCGCCATTTCCGGCCTGCTGCGCCCGACGCGCGGCGAGATCCTGTTCGATGGCCGCGGCATCGGCGGCATGCCGGCCGACCGGGTGGTCGCGCTGGGCATCGCCCAGTCGCCGGAAGAGCGCCACGTCTGGCCGGCGATGACCGTGTACGAGAACCTCTCGCTTGGCGCCTACCTGTGCAAGTCGGCCGCGGAGATCGAGCTGCGCATCGCCAAGGTGTATGCCCGCTTCCCGCGGCTGAAGGAACGTCACCGGCAGCTGGCCGGCACGCTCAGCGGCGGCGAGCAGCAGATGCTGGCCATCGGCCGCGCGCTGATGTCCGAGCCCCGGTTGCTGCTCCTCGACGAGCCCAGCCTGGGCCTGAGCCCGCGCATGGCCGAGGAGGTGTTCGACTTCGTGCGCGAGATCCATGCGCACGGCGTGACGGTGCTGCTGGTCGAGCAGAACGTGCACAACGCGCTGTCCGTCGCGTCGCGTGCGTATGTCTTCGAGACAGGACGCGTCGTCGCGGAGCGCGATGCGGCCGGGCTGCTGCAGGACCCGGAGCTGCTGAGCGCCTACCTCGGCGCGTGA
- a CDS encoding FAD-dependent monooxygenase, with translation MSKAMRVGIVGGGIGGVALARALRLRGIEAHVFERAPAFGEIGAGVQMTPNAAKVLKALGVGDGLERIGFLPEAMVGRNWNDARELFRTPLREVCPRLFGAGFYHVHRADLHAILCEGIPADRVRFDVQCTGVEQRGERAVAQFSDGTRFEADLIVGADGIHSAVRDSLWGRADARFTGHMCWRALVPVEQHPLPFVSPDASFWMGPKAHIVTYYVKGGAAVNIVAVNESAKWVAESWTEPSTREELLAAYAGWHPNIIRLFERTDTSQIFKWGLFDRDPMTAWSQGRVTLLGDAAHPMLPFLSQGAAMAIEDAYVLAAALAHHAGDCAAALRAYEAERLPRTARVQLEARERGRTYHLSTPEEQRQRDLAFQQQQAKNPNAVGIKAEWVYEYDATRCEERFDTVASAA, from the coding sequence ATGAGCAAAGCAATGCGCGTGGGCATCGTCGGCGGCGGCATCGGCGGCGTCGCGCTGGCGCGGGCGCTGCGGCTGCGCGGCATCGAAGCCCACGTTTTCGAGCGCGCCCCCGCCTTCGGCGAGATCGGCGCGGGCGTGCAGATGACGCCCAATGCCGCCAAGGTGCTGAAGGCCCTGGGCGTGGGCGATGGGCTGGAGCGCATCGGCTTCCTGCCCGAGGCGATGGTCGGGCGCAACTGGAACGACGCTCGCGAGCTGTTCCGCACCCCGCTGCGCGAGGTGTGCCCGCGGCTCTTCGGCGCCGGCTTCTATCACGTGCACCGCGCCGACCTGCATGCGATCCTGTGCGAAGGCATCCCGGCGGACCGCGTGCGCTTCGACGTGCAGTGCACGGGCGTCGAGCAGCGCGGCGAGCGGGCGGTTGCACAGTTCTCGGACGGCACCCGCTTCGAGGCCGACCTGATCGTCGGCGCCGACGGCATCCATTCGGCGGTGCGCGATTCGCTGTGGGGCAGGGCGGATGCGCGCTTCACCGGCCACATGTGCTGGCGCGCGCTGGTGCCGGTGGAGCAGCATCCGCTGCCTTTCGTGAGCCCGGACGCCTCGTTCTGGATGGGGCCGAAGGCGCACATCGTGACCTACTACGTGAAGGGCGGCGCGGCCGTCAACATCGTGGCCGTCAACGAGAGCGCGAAATGGGTGGCCGAGTCGTGGACCGAGCCCAGCACGCGCGAGGAACTGCTGGCCGCCTATGCGGGCTGGCACCCGAACATCATCCGCCTCTTCGAGCGCACCGACACTTCGCAGATCTTCAAGTGGGGGCTGTTCGACCGCGACCCGATGACCGCCTGGTCGCAGGGGCGGGTCACGCTGCTGGGCGACGCGGCGCATCCGATGCTGCCTTTCCTGTCGCAGGGGGCGGCGATGGCGATCGAGGACGCCTACGTGCTGGCGGCCGCGCTGGCCCACCACGCCGGCGACTGCGCGGCCGCACTGCGCGCCTACGAGGCCGAGCGGCTCCCGCGCACCGCCCGCGTGCAGCTCGAGGCGCGCGAGCGGGGCCGCACCTATCACCTGTCCACACCCGAGGAGCAGCGCCAGCGCGACCTGGCCTTCCAGCAGCAGCAGGCGAAGAACCCGAACGCCGTGGGCATCAAGGCCGAGTGGGTCTACGAATACGACGCGACCCGCTGCGAGGAACGCTTCGACACCGTGGCCTCGGCGGCCTGA
- a CDS encoding maleate cis-trans isomerase family protein — protein sequence MKSYRIGQIVPSSNTTMETEIPAMLRLREQVRPERFTFHSARMRMKQVNKEELAAMDAESDRCALELSDARVDVLGYACLVAIMAMGRGYHRQSETRLRAATAGNQGEAPVVTSAGALVDALRVIGARRIALVAPYMVPLTKLVIDYIEHEGFEVADWRALEIPDNLEVGRHDPARLPGIVAGMKTSDVDAIVLSACVQMPSLPAIARVEAATGKPVVTAAVATTYAMLGALGLEPVVPGAGALLSGAYAGAKR from the coding sequence ATGAAGAGCTACCGCATCGGCCAGATCGTGCCGAGTTCCAACACCACGATGGAGACCGAGATCCCCGCCATGCTGCGCCTGCGCGAGCAGGTGCGGCCGGAACGCTTCACCTTCCATTCGGCACGCATGCGCATGAAGCAGGTCAACAAGGAGGAGCTCGCGGCCATGGACGCCGAGTCCGACCGCTGCGCGCTGGAGCTCAGCGACGCGCGCGTGGACGTGCTCGGCTATGCGTGTCTGGTCGCCATCATGGCGATGGGCCGCGGCTATCACCGCCAGTCGGAGACCCGCCTGCGCGCGGCCACTGCCGGCAACCAGGGCGAGGCGCCGGTGGTCACCAGCGCCGGCGCCCTGGTGGATGCGCTGCGCGTCATCGGTGCGCGCCGCATCGCGCTGGTCGCGCCGTACATGGTGCCGCTGACCAAGCTGGTGATCGACTACATCGAGCACGAAGGCTTCGAGGTGGCGGACTGGCGGGCGCTGGAGATCCCCGACAACCTGGAGGTCGGCCGCCACGATCCGGCGCGGCTGCCGGGCATCGTGGCCGGCATGAAGACCTCGGACGTGGATGCGATCGTGCTGTCTGCCTGCGTCCAGATGCCCTCGCTGCCGGCGATCGCGCGCGTCGAGGCGGCCACCGGCAAGCCGGTGGTCACGGCCGCCGTGGCCACGACCTACGCGATGCTCGGCGCGCTCGGCCTGGAGCCCGTGGTGCCCGGCGCAGGCGCGCTGCTTTCCGGCGCCTATGCGGGAGCGAAGCGATGA
- a CDS encoding alpha/beta fold hydrolase has protein sequence MSDSHCLYGAHVHANGIRQHYLRYGGNVGERKSRDAVILIPGITSPAVTWGFVAERFGRHFDTYVLDVRGRGLSEASDTLDYSLDAQAADVIALAQALALPRFALVGHSMGGRIAIRAAGRQPAGLTRVVAVDPPVSGPGRRAYPAKLPWYVDSIRLARRGITLEQMREFCPTWTEEQLRLRAQWLHTCDERAIVTSFEAFQTDDIHADLPRIAVPLLLITAERGDVVRPGDVEEMRALAPRLAEVRVPDAGHMIPWDREANFYRAFGDFLGHSLD, from the coding sequence ATGAGCGACAGCCACTGTCTGTACGGCGCGCATGTGCACGCCAACGGCATCCGCCAGCACTACCTGCGCTACGGCGGCAACGTTGGCGAGCGCAAGTCGCGCGATGCGGTGATCCTGATCCCCGGCATCACCAGCCCCGCCGTGACCTGGGGCTTCGTGGCCGAGCGCTTCGGCCGCCACTTCGACACCTATGTGCTCGACGTGCGCGGCCGTGGGCTCAGCGAAGCCTCGGACACGCTCGACTACAGCCTCGATGCGCAGGCCGCCGACGTGATCGCGCTGGCCCAGGCGCTGGCGCTGCCACGCTTCGCGCTGGTCGGGCACTCGATGGGCGGACGCATCGCGATCCGCGCCGCCGGACGGCAGCCCGCAGGACTCACGCGCGTGGTCGCGGTCGATCCGCCGGTGTCCGGCCCCGGCCGGCGTGCGTACCCCGCGAAGCTGCCCTGGTACGTGGACTCGATCCGCCTCGCGCGCCGCGGCATCACGCTGGAACAGATGCGCGAGTTCTGCCCCACCTGGACCGAGGAGCAGCTGCGGCTGCGCGCGCAATGGCTGCACACCTGCGACGAGCGCGCCATCGTGACCAGCTTCGAGGCCTTCCAGACCGACGACATCCATGCCGACCTGCCGCGCATCGCGGTGCCCCTGCTGCTGATCACCGCCGAGCGCGGCGACGTGGTGCGGCCCGGCGACGTCGAGGAGATGCGTGCCCTCGCACCCCGACTGGCCGAGGTGCGCGTGCCCGACGCCGGCCACATGATTCCCTGGGACCGCGAGGCGAATTTCTATCGCGCCTTCGGCGACTTCCTGGGCCATTCGCTCGATTGA
- a CDS encoding 2,5-dihydroxypyridine 5,6-dioxygenase: MAVRDTDLIRAWTQVLTLSKLKAGDAVTVLTSEHTHPQTLRCAITAATMLGACVSRLDLPPVNAEKSLSRDPLAYLGTTPLTGNRAAIAALKASDLVLDLMTLLFSPEQHEILQGGTKILLAVEPPEVLLRMVPTLEDFERVQAAVALLKGRKTMRVSSAAGTDLHLPLGEYPITAEYGFVDQPGRWDHWPSGFAFTWPNEGGAQGRIVLAKGDVLLPMKSYVGEPIELTVRDGFVTRIDGAVEAEMLREYIESFGDPEAYAISHIGWGLQKRAYWSTLGLYDREATLGMDARAVSGNFLFSLGPNNEAGGSRTTACHIDIPMRRCNVFVDELQVVREGQVVEELMTPQPARKERAHA, translated from the coding sequence ATGGCTGTCCGCGACACCGACCTGATCCGCGCCTGGACCCAGGTCCTCACCCTTTCGAAACTGAAGGCCGGCGACGCCGTCACCGTCCTCACCAGCGAGCACACGCACCCGCAGACGCTGCGCTGCGCGATCACCGCCGCGACGATGCTCGGCGCCTGCGTCAGCCGGCTGGACCTGCCGCCCGTCAATGCCGAGAAGTCGTTGAGCCGCGACCCCCTGGCCTACCTCGGCACCACGCCGCTCACCGGCAACCGCGCTGCGATCGCGGCGCTCAAGGCCAGCGATCTGGTGCTCGACCTGATGACCCTGCTGTTCTCCCCGGAGCAGCACGAGATCCTGCAAGGCGGCACGAAGATCCTGCTGGCCGTCGAGCCGCCGGAGGTGTTGCTGCGCATGGTGCCCACGCTGGAGGACTTCGAGCGCGTGCAGGCCGCCGTCGCGCTGCTCAAGGGCCGCAAGACGATGCGAGTGAGCTCAGCGGCCGGCACCGACCTTCACCTGCCGCTGGGCGAATACCCGATCACCGCCGAGTACGGCTTCGTCGACCAGCCCGGCCGCTGGGACCACTGGCCCAGCGGCTTCGCCTTCACCTGGCCGAACGAAGGCGGCGCCCAGGGCCGCATCGTGCTGGCCAAGGGCGACGTGCTGCTGCCGATGAAGTCCTATGTGGGCGAGCCGATCGAGCTGACGGTGAGGGACGGTTTCGTCACCCGCATCGATGGCGCAGTGGAGGCGGAGATGCTGCGCGAGTACATCGAGTCCTTCGGCGACCCCGAGGCGTACGCCATCTCGCACATCGGCTGGGGGCTGCAGAAGCGCGCCTACTGGTCGACGCTCGGCCTCTACGATCGCGAGGCCACGCTGGGCATGGACGCGCGCGCGGTCAGCGGCAACTTCCTGTTCTCGCTCGGCCCCAACAACGAGGCGGGCGGCAGCCGGACCACGGCCTGCCACATCGACATCCCGATGCGCCGCTGCAACGTCTTCGTCGACGAACTGCAGGTGGTGCGCGAGGGCCAGGTGGTCGAGGAACTGATGACGCCGCAGCCGGCACGGAAAGAGCGGGCCCATGCCTGA
- a CDS encoding N-carbamoylsarcosine amidohydrolase, which produces MPEETEVYRRQGFGAGLGVQPPLALLIVDFVNGFADPAVFGGGNIPQAIEHTVPLLALARERGWPVAHSRIVYADDDGDANVFSDKVPGMLTLKEASPGSAIVDALAPHAGELVVRKNVPSAFFGTTLAPWLVQRGVRTLLVAGCVTSGCVRASVVDAMCWGFRPLVLADCVGDRAIGPHEASLFDMQQKYADVMTSAELRERLPPAR; this is translated from the coding sequence ATGCCTGAAGAGACAGAGGTCTACCGCCGCCAGGGCTTCGGCGCCGGCCTGGGCGTGCAGCCGCCGCTCGCCCTCCTGATCGTCGACTTCGTCAACGGCTTCGCCGACCCGGCCGTGTTCGGCGGCGGCAACATCCCGCAGGCGATCGAGCACACGGTCCCGCTGCTGGCCCTCGCGCGCGAGCGGGGCTGGCCGGTGGCGCACAGCCGCATCGTCTATGCCGACGACGATGGCGATGCCAACGTCTTCAGCGACAAGGTGCCCGGCATGCTGACGCTGAAGGAAGCCTCTCCCGGCAGCGCGATCGTCGACGCGCTCGCGCCGCATGCGGGCGAGCTGGTGGTGCGCAAGAACGTCCCGTCCGCCTTCTTCGGCACCACGCTCGCGCCCTGGCTCGTCCAGCGCGGCGTGCGTACGCTGCTGGTCGCGGGCTGCGTGACCAGCGGCTGCGTGCGCGCCAGCGTGGTCGATGCCATGTGCTGGGGCTTTCGGCCGCTGGTGCTGGCCGACTGCGTGGGCGACCGCGCCATCGGGCCGCACGAGGCCAGCCTGTTCGACATGCAGCAGAAGTACGCCGACGTGATGACGTCGGCCGAACTGCGCGAGCGCCTGCCTCCCGCTCGTTGA
- a CDS encoding TetR/AcrR family transcriptional regulator, translated as MDSPSQSPHAASDATVPRKHRSKQKGPGRPGGASGVREEILDAAEALFANLGYAGTTLREVANEAKVTQALISYYFGSKYGLYEAVFLRRGQVISQQRMDNLDALGKGGKPRVRDIVRAFLLPTLQLRGTPQGRSFLRLQARLHTEPPEISYKLRTDAYGGSTRRYVEVLREALPKLGELDAYWRVTLMIGTYLYAFSDTHRMEEMAPKGMYDPDDTDSLIDQVTRFVVGGFEAR; from the coding sequence ATGGATTCTCCGAGCCAGTCGCCCCACGCTGCGAGCGACGCAACGGTCCCACGCAAGCACCGCAGCAAGCAGAAGGGACCGGGCCGCCCCGGCGGCGCGAGCGGCGTGCGCGAGGAGATCCTGGACGCGGCAGAAGCGCTGTTCGCGAACCTCGGCTACGCCGGCACCACATTGCGCGAAGTCGCCAACGAGGCCAAGGTCACGCAGGCCCTGATCAGCTATTACTTCGGCTCCAAGTACGGCTTGTACGAGGCGGTGTTCCTGCGCCGCGGCCAGGTCATCTCGCAGCAGCGCATGGACAACCTGGATGCGCTCGGCAAGGGCGGCAAGCCGCGCGTGCGCGACATCGTCCGGGCGTTCCTGCTGCCCACGCTGCAGCTGCGCGGCACGCCGCAGGGGCGCTCCTTCCTGCGGCTGCAGGCACGGCTGCACACCGAGCCGCCGGAGATCTCGTACAAGCTGCGCACCGATGCCTACGGCGGCTCGACGCGGCGTTACGTCGAGGTGTTGCGGGAGGCCCTGCCCAAGCTCGGGGAGCTGGACGCCTACTGGCGGGTGACGCTGATGATCGGCACCTACCTCTACGCCTTCTCCGACACGCACCGCATGGAGGAGATGGCGCCCAAGGGCATGTACGACCCGGACGATACGGACTCGCTGATCGACCAGGTCACGCGCTTCGTGGTCGGCGGCTTCGAGGCGCGCTGA
- a CDS encoding LysR substrate-binding domain-containing protein: METKWLEDFVSLAETRSFSRSAQLRHVTQPAFSRRIQALEGWAGTDLVDRSSYPTRLTPAGQTLYGQAIEMLQALQSTRAMLRGHSAAAQDVIEVAVPHTLAFTFFPAWVTSLREQFGPLKSRLIALNVHDAVLRLVEGSCDLLIAYHHPSQPLPLDATRYEMVSLGQEVVAPWVKPDADGAPRYRLPGRPGQPLPYLGYAPGAYLGRVVDQLLKESHTAIHLDRVYETDMAEGLKVMALEGHGIAFLPQSAVRKEVRARTLVSALPPEIEKLEATMEIRAYRERPAASAPGSAKPGTRAGKGEGVATRANKGTADALWAYLVGTQPAA, translated from the coding sequence ATGGAAACCAAGTGGCTTGAAGACTTCGTCAGCCTTGCAGAGACACGCAGCTTCAGCCGTTCGGCCCAGTTGCGCCATGTGACTCAGCCGGCCTTCTCGCGCCGCATCCAGGCGCTCGAAGGCTGGGCCGGCACCGACCTGGTCGACCGCAGCTCCTACCCCACGCGCCTCACGCCCGCGGGCCAGACGCTCTACGGCCAGGCCATCGAGATGCTGCAGGCCCTGCAGAGCACGCGCGCCATGCTGCGCGGCCATTCGGCGGCGGCGCAGGACGTGATCGAGGTCGCGGTGCCGCACACGCTGGCCTTCACCTTCTTCCCCGCCTGGGTCACCAGCCTGCGCGAGCAGTTCGGGCCGCTGAAGAGCCGGCTCATCGCGCTCAACGTGCACGACGCCGTGCTGCGCCTGGTCGAGGGCAGCTGCGACCTGTTGATCGCCTACCACCATCCCTCGCAGCCGCTGCCCCTGGACGCCACCCGCTACGAGATGGTGAGCCTCGGCCAGGAGGTGGTCGCGCCCTGGGTCAAGCCCGACGCGGATGGCGCGCCGCGCTACCGCCTTCCGGGCCGCCCGGGCCAGCCGCTGCCGTACCTGGGTTATGCCCCCGGCGCCTACCTGGGCCGCGTCGTCGACCAACTGCTGAAGGAATCGCACACGGCGATCCATCTCGACCGGGTCTACGAGACCGACATGGCCGAAGGCCTCAAGGTGATGGCGCTCGAAGGCCACGGCATCGCCTTCCTGCCGCAGAGCGCGGTGCGCAAGGAGGTGCGGGCGCGCACCCTGGTGAGCGCGCTGCCGCCCGAGATCGAGAAGCTCGAGGCCACCATGGAGATCCGCGCCTACCGCGAACGCCCGGCCGCTTCCGCCCCTGGCTCCGCCAAGCCCGGAACGCGTGCCGGCAAGGGGGAAGGTGTCGCCACCCGCGCCAACAAGGGGACGGCCGACGCGCTGTGGGCGTACCTCGTCGGCACCCAGCCCGCTGCTTGA
- a CDS encoding amino acid ABC transporter substrate-binding protein — protein sequence MKKQVLALAVMALAAGSALAQANDTLAKIKASGTVTMGVRDSSGALAYTIGDGKYVGFHTEMARKILSDVQKQLGLPKLEVKEQLVTSQNRIPLVQNGTVDLECGSTTNNATRQKDVDFAVTTFVEEVRIAVKADSGITKVADLNGKSVATTTGTTSVQTLRKNERAQGIDFKEVMGKDHADSFLLLESGRADAFVMDGQILAGNISKSKNPAGFKIVGEPLSVEPIACMVRKGDKAFLDAVNKSIEAQIKDGSLAKLYDKWFMQPIPPTNTKVGLPLSDATKAAWAAPNSKPMEEYVKK from the coding sequence ATGAAGAAGCAAGTATTGGCACTGGCCGTGATGGCGCTCGCAGCCGGCAGCGCACTCGCGCAGGCCAATGACACGCTGGCCAAGATCAAGGCCAGCGGCACCGTCACGATGGGGGTGCGCGATTCCTCCGGTGCACTGGCTTACACCATCGGCGACGGCAAGTACGTCGGCTTCCACACCGAGATGGCCCGCAAGATCCTGAGCGACGTCCAGAAGCAGCTGGGCCTGCCCAAGCTGGAGGTCAAGGAGCAACTGGTCACCTCGCAGAACCGCATTCCCCTGGTGCAGAACGGCACTGTCGATCTCGAATGCGGCTCGACCACCAACAACGCCACCCGCCAGAAGGACGTGGACTTCGCGGTCACCACTTTCGTCGAGGAAGTGCGCATCGCCGTCAAGGCCGACTCCGGCATCACCAAGGTCGCCGACCTCAACGGCAAGAGCGTGGCCACCACGACCGGCACGACCTCCGTGCAGACCCTGCGCAAGAACGAGCGCGCCCAGGGCATCGACTTCAAGGAAGTCATGGGCAAGGACCACGCCGACAGCTTCCTGCTGCTCGAATCCGGCCGTGCCGACGCCTTCGTGATGGATGGCCAGATCCTGGCCGGCAACATCTCCAAGTCCAAGAACCCGGCCGGCTTCAAGATCGTCGGCGAGCCGCTGTCGGTCGAGCCGATCGCCTGCATGGTGCGCAAGGGCGACAAGGCCTTCCTCGACGCCGTCAACAAGAGCATCGAGGCCCAGATCAAGGACGGTTCGCTGGCCAAGCTGTACGACAAGTGGTTCATGCAGCCGATCCCGCCGACCAACACCAAGGTCGGCCTGCCGCTGTCGGACGCCACCAAGGCCGCGTGGGCCGCGCCCAACAGCAAGCCGATGGAAGAGTACGTCAAGAAGTGA